Proteins from a single region of Terriglobales bacterium:
- a CDS encoding phosphatidylserine decarboxylase, translating to MVRDGLYYGLGAAVAAVLLGLINPWLALPPVLLGVFFLWFFRDPERAIPDGPGVVVSPADGKVTAVGEFIDGGRKKQRISIFLNVFNVHVNRAPIEGTITSLFYQKGKFGNAMSAGSSDANEQNIVTVNGDGQTVVFKQIAGLLARRIVFNPRTGDTLARGQRVGLIKFGSRVDVVLDQSVELRVKVGDRVAGGSSILGVLRASADTGRAESAR from the coding sequence ATGGTTCGTGATGGCCTTTACTATGGCCTGGGCGCGGCAGTAGCGGCCGTGCTTCTGGGCTTGATTAACCCGTGGCTCGCTCTGCCGCCGGTGCTGTTGGGCGTGTTCTTTCTATGGTTCTTTCGTGATCCGGAGCGCGCTATTCCGGATGGGCCGGGCGTCGTGGTTTCACCGGCTGACGGCAAAGTTACCGCTGTGGGAGAGTTCATCGACGGAGGCCGGAAGAAGCAGCGGATCAGCATCTTTCTCAACGTCTTCAACGTACATGTGAACCGCGCTCCGATTGAGGGCACGATCACATCGCTCTTTTACCAGAAGGGGAAATTCGGAAACGCGATGTCGGCCGGTTCGTCGGACGCCAACGAGCAGAACATTGTGACCGTGAACGGCGATGGCCAGACCGTCGTCTTCAAGCAGATCGCCGGCTTGCTGGCCCGACGCATTGTTTTCAATCCCCGCACCGGCGACACACTGGCTCGTGGACAGCGGGTAGGGCTAATTAAGTTCGGCTCGCGCGTCGATGTGGTCCTGGACCAAAGTGTGGAACTCCGGGTAAAAGTTGGTGATCGCGTGGCCGGAGGTTCGTCTATTCTTGGAGTGCTGCGCGCCTCGGCAGATACCGGCCGCGCGGAATCTGCGCGATGA
- a CDS encoding DUF465 domain-containing protein gives MATSLREELIASHEEFRRLAQEHSQHSQRLESLLQKRYLSDEEKLEEVRLKKLKLRLKDQMEQIEQQHRHHQVA, from the coding sequence ATGGCGACATCCCTCCGCGAAGAGCTCATTGCCAGCCACGAAGAGTTCCGTCGGCTGGCGCAGGAACACTCACAACACTCCCAACGTCTCGAATCTCTCCTCCAAAAGCGGTATCTCTCCGACGAAGAAAAATTAGAAGAAGTTAGGTTGAAGAAACTGAAGCTGCGTCTGAAGGATCAGATGGAGCAGATCGAACAGCAGCATCGACACCATCAGGTCGCCTGA
- the rimI gene encoding ribosomal protein S18-alanine N-acetyltransferase, whose translation MDLVIRAAIQSDLDAVLAIEQASPTAAHWLRGQYETAISNNQKLFLVAVRRGLILGFVVASTAVQEWELENIAVLPSARRQKIGVGLMQALISAGEQAGAAEIRQEIRRSNVAAHRLGHHVGFVQDGRRRGYYRDPQEDALLFRYLVQSKRETPDSPAGSSEKSGKNG comes from the coding sequence ATGGACCTGGTGATTCGAGCAGCAATTCAAAGCGATCTGGACGCGGTACTTGCAATCGAGCAGGCTTCGCCCACAGCTGCTCATTGGCTGCGTGGGCAGTACGAAACTGCGATTAGCAATAATCAAAAGTTATTTCTGGTTGCCGTACGCAGGGGTTTGATTCTGGGGTTTGTTGTTGCCTCCACTGCAGTTCAAGAATGGGAACTGGAGAACATCGCGGTGCTGCCTTCTGCTCGCCGACAAAAGATCGGGGTGGGGCTGATGCAGGCGCTTATCTCGGCGGGGGAGCAGGCGGGGGCCGCGGAAATTCGGCAGGAGATCCGACGGTCGAATGTGGCTGCACACAGGCTGGGGCACCACGTCGGCTTTGTCCAGGATGGGCGCCGACGGGGGTATTACCGCGATCCTCAAGAAGACGCCTTACTCTTCAGATACTTAGTCCAGAGCAAACGGGAGACCCCAGACAGCCCCGCCGGCAGCTCCGAAAAATCTGGCAAAAACGGTTGA